The Planktothrix agardhii NIES-204 genomic interval CGAGAGGAGATTAAAAAAGTCCCTGAAACCCAAGGGGTTGAAGAATTAATTAGTTTGATTAAAGCCGATGGTCGTTGGGTTGATCCTTAATTAATTCAAAGCAGTGCGAGCGTCCTCGCTCGCTAATTAATATTGATAACTACTTTTATATCCTGAACCAAGAATCAATACCGGAAAGCTGAAACCTGTGCTAAATTGGGCGTATTGATATTGAAATTTCTATTTTCTAGTTCAGCAAACCGATGATTATTTCGAGAAGTGGGCTGGTTCTTGGGGCGACGGCAATGATGTTAACGGCTGTAACCGTTGCCGGAGCAGGAATTCATCTTTCTAGTCAGGCATCCTTTCGGGAAAGCCCAAAGGAGTTGATTGATGAAGTTTGGCAGGTGATCCAAAAAAGTTATGTTGATGGAACATTTAATCAGGTGGACTGGTCTGCTACTCGCACCGAATATTTAAACCGGAACTATACCGACGACGAACAGGCTTACAAAGCCATTCGGGAAATGTTGAAGAAGCTAGATGACCCCTATACTCGCTTCATGAACCCCGAAGAATTCAAAAATATGCAAATTGACACCTCCGGGGAGTTGACGGGGGTAGGGATTCAATTAACCCAGGATGAAGACACGAAAAAGTTAGTGGTGATTTCACCCATTGAGGATTCCCCCGCCTTTAGTGCTGGGGTTCAATCCCAGGATATTATTACTGAAATTGATGGCCGCAGTACCGAGGGCATGGATATTAATGCAGCGGTGAGTTTAATTCGCGGGCCAGTGGGTACGAAGGTTAATATTAAAGTTCTTCGGGGCGATAAACCTTTGGATTTTAATATTACTCGCGATCGCATTGAAATCCATCCGGTTCGTGCTTCTAAAAATCCTAGTTCTAGGGGAGATATTGGTTATATTCGCCTAAATACTTTTAGCGCCAATGCTTCAGAAGAAATGCGAGAAGCGATTAATGATTTAGAAAAACAAAATGTCTCCGGTTATATCCTAGATTTACGCTCAAATCCGGGGGGGTTACTCTATTCTAGTATTGAAATTGCGCGGATGTGGCTGAATCAAGGAGATATTGTTTCTACGGTTGATCGTCAGGGTGAAACTGACCGTCAAAAGGCAAATAATCGGGCTTTAACCACTAAACCTTTAGTAATTTTAGTCGATGGTGGATCAGCCAGTGCCAGCGAAATTTTATCTGGTGCATTACAGGATAATAAACGGGCAGTTTTAGTCGGAACAAAAACCTTTGGAAAGGGGTTAGTTCAGTCGGTCAGAGGCGTGGGAAAAGGTTCGGGTTTAGCCGTAACTATTGCTAAGTATTTTACCCCCAGTGGTCGAGATATTAACCATGAAGGAATTCAACCGGATGTTAAAGTTGAACTCACCGAAAAACAACGGGATGAGTTAAGGAAAGATCGGACTAAAGTGGGGACAACGAGTGATCCTCAATATGTGAAGGGGTTGGAAATTCTTGGGGCTGAAATTTCTAAGGCTAAACAGGGAACTCAAGCTCAATCTAAATAATTAAAAGTTGTTGGTCTTGTTGTTGGGCTTTATCCCAACAACGAAAGATTATTTTAAAACAGAATCTTGTTCAAATAACCAAACATCATCCTGATGATATTTTAATTGAAAATCAGGATGATTTTTTAATCGATTTACTAATTCGATCACTAATTCGGGAGAACTCGGCCATCCGGGGTGACGTTGGTTTAATAAAACATATTGAAAGGGTTCTAAATCCGTCTGTTCTCGCCCTTGGATAGCTAATTGGAGGATAGGACGGTGGGTAAGGTGGGGGGCAATTTTATCCGTGGTTAAAACAGGATTTTGGGTTTTAATATAGGTTAGGGCTTCCCGTGTAGCTTGCCAATTATCGAGGGTTTGGAGATATCGGGAGGCGAAATAACCATATTTTGCTAGGGCGAAAAAGCAAATTAAAGACCATAAAATTATCCATTTTTTTTGTTTTATCCATCCTCCCCCTGTCGATAAATTGGCAATAATAGCTAATAAAAGAAAGGGGAAAATAGTTAAGGAATATTGTTGCGTTAAGTTCTTCATTTGGGGATTTTCTGCTAACAGATTTAAAAATAAAATGGGTGCCGCCCCCATTAAAGGAGTTAAATGTCGCCAAGAGAGTCCCCAAATTAAGGGAATTAAGAGTAAAAATAAATACTCTAAATTAGCTAAGGTCAAGATTTTACTTAATACTAATCCAGGTTTTAATATAATATTTAAGCTGATTTCAAATAGAGAATTTCCCAGGAAACTATAGACTCCAACGGCGATGGGTGGCGCTTGGGAAAAGTGGGGGATAATCCATTCTGTAGAGAGGAAAAACCAGCATATTCCTGAAAGAATTGCGATCGCAGCACAACGGCGTTTTTTTTCAAATATCCATAACCAAATCCCCATGGCTATTAATACTAAAGATAAAACTTCTTTACAGCCTAAAATAATAAAAACTGAGATAATAAAGCCTAAAATATGATTATTTCTAGCGGCTAAAACAGCATATAAAATCGCAGGTAAGGCGATTACTTCCGGGTGAAAATCAAATAAATTAACATTAAAAATTAAAGGATATAATAGATAGACAAATCCTAGGGTTTGGGCTTGGGTTTCTTTTAATCCTGCTTGTAAAGATAGTTGATAGGTGGGTAATGCACCGAGGGAAAGGCAAATTGCTTGAATAGCAAATAACCAATGAATATCGGGGTAAATTTTATAAAATAGGGCAATAATATAAAGAATATAGGCGGCATGATCCCCTAGAATATGTAACCCTCGAAAATAAACAAAGGGTTCTTTTCCTTGACTAATTAAGTAAATTCCATTATCAAAAATCCCTAAATCATAGGCATTAGATTGAAAGAAAAAATGCCGTAAACTACTACAAGCAAATAAAATTAAGCTACTGATAATAACTCCCGTTAATACAGGATGAACTTTAATTTTTTTTTCTGAAAATAATATCATTTTTTATCTTATTTATTAAAGATTCTATATTTTCCTGTATTGCCCTTTTTATATTAACTTACCCAAAGATGTTGGGCAAAGCGAATTGAAAAACTAATCAGTAAGAGGGCAAAAAATCCCAAGGTTAGATAACCCCAACGGCGATGATGGGATAACATCACTCCTAACGCTAAACTAATAGAAATAATACCATAGGTTAAACGACTTAGAGAAATTGTACCCCCAGAGGCTAATAATAAACCCAAGGCAAAAAAGCCATAATTAACCGATACTAAACTAAGTTCATGGCGTAAATACCAGAGTAAATAAACTCCTCCCAAAATAATAGTTGTATTCAGGAAAGGATCACCAGCAATTAGCCATAAAATGATGATTAATAAAAATAAACTATAATCAAATTTTGCCTTTCCTAATTGATGCCGATAACGCCAAATACAATATCCTATTATAGCAATTATTATCACTAAAAGTGGATGCCAAGGGTCAACAATTGTGCCTTGTTTCCAATTTTGAGAACCGATCAAAATTTGCATAATCATTTTTAACCATCCCTGACTATCAAATCCAGTTTGGCGTTGCCATTGGGTATGTTGGACGGTAATAAAAGCAATGGGATTATTGAATTTAATCCAACAATATAGGCTATAAAATAATAACCCACCGCCACTTAATAAGCCAGATAAATATGCGATCGCAGGCTTTCGTTTTTGCCAGGATGTAATTAAAAAAGCTGGTATTAAAGCCAGTCCAGTAATGCGGGTTGCCGTGGCTAAACTGCCCCATAAAATCACTTGAGGATATTTTTTTAAATCAAATGCTCGGAGGGCGGCGGTACTCAGAAATAAAAACAAACCTTCGGTATAAATAACACTCCCAAAAATAGATAACGGACACCAAGCTAAAACAGCCGTTGCCCAACGGGCAGCTTGGGAATTATTGGTAATTTCCACCCATTTATAGAGTAAAATCAAAGCAGCAAAAAAAGCAAAATTATTAATTAAAGTTCCCGACACTTCAAAAGATAAACCTAAATTCATTAACCCACGAATTAATAAAGGAAATAGGGGAAAAAACGCCACATTACCACCGGGTTCTGTCTGATTAATTACTTCATATCCAGAGGTAGCAATACCCTGATATAAGGGACTATCCCAAGCCGAAAATATCTGCCAACCCCAGGCAATTTTTACCGTTTCTGTTTCCGAGGAAACTTGCTGCAATTGGGCTATTATAAAAAAAACTAATAAAATAAGACTGCGACTAAGTACCCCCATGGTGATGGCAAAAATCACGCCTTGGGATTGACAAAATTGGCTGATTTGGATTAAATAATACCTTAACTTTGCTAGAATTTGAGTTAGAC includes:
- the ctpC gene encoding carboxyl-terminal processing protease, giving the protein MIISRSGLVLGATAMMLTAVTVAGAGIHLSSQASFRESPKELIDEVWQVIQKSYVDGTFNQVDWSATRTEYLNRNYTDDEQAYKAIREMLKKLDDPYTRFMNPEEFKNMQIDTSGELTGVGIQLTQDEDTKKLVVISPIEDSPAFSAGVQSQDIITEIDGRSTEGMDINAAVSLIRGPVGTKVNIKVLRGDKPLDFNITRDRIEIHPVRASKNPSSRGDIGYIRLNTFSANASEEMREAINDLEKQNVSGYILDLRSNPGGLLYSSIEIARMWLNQGDIVSTVDRQGETDRQKANNRALTTKPLVILVDGGSASASEILSGALQDNKRAVLVGTKTFGKGLVQSVRGVGKGSGLAVTIAKYFTPSGRDINHEGIQPDVKVELTEKQRDELRKDRTKVGTTSDPQYVKGLEILGAEISKAKQGTQAQSK